The following are encoded in a window of Brettanomyces bruxellensis chromosome 9, complete sequence genomic DNA:
- the ATP7 gene encoding ATP synthase d subunit: MSAVAKEAISKISWSTIIQQLGLGGKTAVSLTTFKKRNDEAKTALYNLKQEEIDVDFDAYKSKLHNAKIVDKIQADVKSFKTTKTDLKKQLNLISAFQTKAVENAKETESLVLKELTELEKTLQNIESARPFDELTVDDVVKARPDVEDKVQYMLDNGKVEVPGYKEKFGSLVIM; the protein is encoded by the coding sequence atgtCTGCAGTTGCCAAGGAAGCTATTTCAAAGATCAGCTGGTCAACCATTATCCAGCAACTTGGATTGGGAGGTAAGACTGCTGTTTCTCTCACTACTTtcaagaagagaaatgaTGAGGCTAAAACTGCCTTGTACAACTTAAAGCAGGAGGAAATAgatgttgattttgatgcATACAAATCTAAATTGCACAACGCTAAGATTGTCGATAAGATTCAGGCCGATGTTAAGAGCTTTAAGACTACTAAGACGGATCTGAAGAAACAATTGAACCTTATTTCTGCCTTCCAGACAAAAGCTGTGGAAAATGCCAAAGAAACTGAATCACTGGTGTTGAAAGAGTTGACCGAACTTGAGAAAACTTTGCAAAACATAGAGTCTGCCAGACCATTTGATGAGTTGACAGTTGACGATGTTGTCAAGGCTAGACCAGATGTTGAAGACAAAGTCCAGTACATGTTGGACAACGGTAAAGTTGAGGTTCCAGGCTACAAGGAGAAGTTCGGAAGTCTGGTTATTATGTGA
- a CDS encoding uncharacterized protein (BUSCO:EOG09264DYD): MASSNAGNAFVNSSSALPQQSKQSSNSPDASVSHAHHDKKGSRGKGSGTDFVKKLFQMLEENTFGSIVHWSESGDSFIIADTNEFTKKVLPSYFKHSNFASFVRQLNKYDFHKVKFSHDVKQRYKLDNVWEFKHPQFSRHNKAALNSIKRKAPVKREVENGILLTSRSSFVSINQFRTLQDRLDFIERDNRTLRDQLQKYLSQLTSLHGKYNSLVATLLTSRTINESFASAISTLAKALSQMGVQLPPLNLPFASPLAPSQSPASSGSPVTQQATQPARKRQRRSSRRGQQHKVRKADQPMPLPLAPLSPKRRRQRLLARPKGSSLHVLLVEDDDVCIQLCKKFLVKYGCTVVVVKDGLAAISAVEKVKFDLVLMDIVMPNLDGASATAVIRSFDSDTPIIAMTGNYQKEDLMTYLSHGMTDILAKPFTKLDLYMILEKHQMGGKLKNADGNGVGPVDVGGEQTAAGNGIINVHSLNTGNTAVNTTVSGGLTLQQPPPQPAVSDAVSAAPNTNRNSVSTSHPGNEQAAQADMLLNVPPTESLMPERLINDSSSTSKVMKVNEDDILPSGLINGIDSGGVSIMDNTLASGKTDVYQSQSKPSNFM, translated from the coding sequence ATGGCATCTTCAAATGCAGGGAACGCGTTTGTGAATAGCAGTTCGGCACTACCGCAACAATCTAAGCAGTCGAGTAACTCTCCAGATGCAAGTGTGTCACATGCGCATCATgacaaaaaaggaagtagGGGAAAAGGTTCAGGGACGGATTTTGTGAAAAAGCTTTTTCAGATGCTTGAAGAAAACACATTTGGAAGTATTGTTCACTGGTCTGAGTCCGGTGATTCCTTTATTATAGCGGATACCAACGAATTCACAAAAAAGGTACTACCGAGCTACTTTAAGCATAGCAATTTTGCTAGTTTCGTGCGACAGTTGAATAAGTACGATTTCCACAAGGTGAAGTTTTCGCATGATGTTAAACAGAGGTATAAGCTTGATAATGTTTGGGAATTCAAGCATCCGCAGTTCTCGAGGCATAATAAGGCGGCTCTAAATAGTATCAAAAGAAAGGCGCCTGTTAAAAGAGAGGTAGAAAATGGCATTCTGCTGACCTCCAGAAGCAGTTTTGTGTCCATTAACCAATTTCGAACGTTGCAGGATCGTTTGGATTTCATCGAAAGAGACAACCGCACACTCCGAGATCAACTTCAGAAATACCTGTCACAGCTTACATCTTTGCACGGAAAGTATAACAGCTTAGTTGCGACTCTGTTGACTTCCAGAACCATCAATGAATCTTTTGCCAGTGCCATTTCCACGCTAGCCAAAGCTTTATCCCAGATGGGTGTGCAATTACCGCCGCTAAATCTTCCATTTGCATCTCCTCTTGCCCCTTCCCAGTCTCCGGCATCGAGCGGATCTCCGGTAACTCAACAGGCCACTCAGCCCGCCAGAAAACGACAGAGACGATCTAGCCGACGTGGACAACAGCATAAAGTACGAAAAGCTGATCAGCCCATGCCGTTGCCATTGGCACCATTATctccaaaaagaagacgGCAAAGACTGCTGGCACGTCCAAAGGGCTCGTCTTTGCatgttcttcttgttgaGGACGATGATGTTTGCATCCAACTTTGCAAGAAGTTTTTGGTCAAGTATGGATGCACTGTTGTGGTTGTCAAAGACGGGTTGGCGGCAATCAGTGCCGTTGAGAAGGTGAAGTTCGATCTTGTGCTCATGGACATTGTGATGCCAAACTTAGATGGTGCATCTGCAACAGCTGTGATACGATCCTTCGATAGCGATACGCCGATAATTGCTATGACGGGAAATTATCAAAAGGAAGACTTGATGACCTATTTGTCCCATGGTATGACAGATATTTTGGCCAAGCCATTTACAAAGTTGGATCTTTACATGATTCTGGAAAAGCACCAGATGGGCGGTAAGTTGAAGAATGCTGACGGTAATGGTGTCGGGCCTGTTGACGTTGGTGGAGAGCAGACTGCTGCAGGGAACGGTATCATAAATGTGCATTCTCTGAATACTGGTAACACTGCAGTCAATACAACTGTAAGTGGAGGACTTACATTACAACAACCTCCACCTCAGCCTGCTGTTTCTGACGCTGTAAGTGCTGCACCCAATACCAATAGAAATTCTGTCAGTACTAGTCATCCAGGAAACGAACAGGCTGCACAGGCTGACATGCTATTAAATGTGCCGCCTACAGAATCATTGATGCCAGAAAGGCTTATCAATGATTCCTCGAGTACTAGCAAGGTCATGAAGGTCAATGAGGATGATATTCTGCCATCTGGCTTGATTAATGGTATTGATAGTGGTGGAGTTTCAATCATGGATAATACTTTGGCCTCAGGAAAGACAGATGTGTATCAATCGCAGTCCAAACCATCCAATTTCATGTGA
- the LEU2 gene encoding 3-isopropylmalate dehydrogenase — MTVTKRVVLLPGDHIGPEIVGESVKVLKAISEVRPDKQFEFDTELIGGAAIDATGDPLPEKTLEASKKADAVLLGAVGGPKWGTGAVRPEQGLLRIRKGLKLYANLRPCRFASDKLLKFSPLKPEIARGTDIMIVRELIGGIYFGKRKEDTGDHYAWDTEQYSVDEVKRITRMAGFLAMQSNPPLPVCSLDKANVLASSRLWRKTVTDTLHDEFPQVEVRHQLIDSASMMLVKSPTKLNGIVVCSNMFGDIISDEASCIPGSLGLLPSASLASLPDKNTAFGLYEPIHGSAPDLPRNVVNPMATILSAAMMLKLSLGMVEEGEAVEKAVKAVIDTGLVTADLGGKATTSEVGDAVAAEVKKILA, encoded by the coding sequence aTGACTGTGACTAAAAGAgttgttcttcttccagGTGATCACATTGGACCTGAAATTGTGGGTGAGTCCGTGAAAGTCCTCAAGGCTATTTCTGAGGTTCGTCCAGACAAGcaatttgaatttgacaCCGAACTTATTGGAGGTGCTGCTATCGATGCCACTGGAGATCCACTTCCAGAAAAAACTCTTGAAGCTTCGAAAAAGGCCGATGCCGTTCTTTTAGGTGCCGTTGGAGGTCCAAAATGGGGTACGGGTGCCGTCAGACCAGAGCAGGGATTGCTTAGAATCAGGAAAGGATTGAAATTGTACGCAAACTTGAGACCTTGCAGATTCGCATCTGATAAATTGTTGAAGTTCTCACCTTTGAAGCCAGAGATCGCCAGGGGAACCGATATTATGATTGTCAGAGAGTTGATTGGTGGAATATATTTCggaaagagaaaggaaGACACCGGAGACCATTACGCCTGGGATACCGAGCAGTACAGTGTGGATGAGGTTAAAAGAATTACACGTATGGCTGGATTCTTGGCCATGCAAAGCAACCCACCTCTTCCTGTGTGCTCTCTTGATAAGGCCAACgttcttgcttcttctaGATTGTGGAGAAAGACCGTCACAGACACACTTCATGACGAATTCCCACAAGTGGAAGTTAGACACCAGCTTATTGACTCTGCCTCGATGATGCTTGTCAAGTCCCCAACAAAGCTTAATGGAATTGTGGTCTGCTCCAACATGTTTGGTGATATCATATCCGATGAGGCTTCCTGCATTCCTGGCTCTTTGGGTTTGCTTCCTTCCGCTTCTTTGGCCTCTCTTCCAGATAAGAACACCGCTTTCGGTCTTTACGAGCCTATCCATGGTTCTGCACCAGATTTACCAAGAAATGTTGTTAACCCAATGGCTACCATCCTTTCTGCGGCTATGATGTTGAAGCTCTCTTTGGGTATGgttgaagaaggtgaagcGGTTGAAAAGGCCGTTAAAGCTGTGATTGACACCGGTCTCGTTACGGCTGATTTAGGTGGAAAGGCTACCACAAGTGAGGTTGGTGatgctgttgctgctgaGGTGAAAAAGATCTTAGCTTAA
- the ARP3 gene encoding Arp2/3 complex subunit, actin nucleation center, with protein sequence MASINTPAVVMDNGTGMTKLGFAGNDSPSWVFPTAIATRAPGSSGKASNAPKPTFLGGGASSGSGSNLIGGSGTFGTTRAPALSSIKRDMGDLDFYIGDEALEAAKGPGYSLHYPVRHGQIDNWDQMERFWETSIFKYLKCEPEDHYFLLTEPPLNPPENRENTAEIMFESFNCAGLYIAVQAVLALAASWTSAKVTDRTLTGTVIDSGDGVTHVIPVAEGYVIGSAIKNIPLAGRDITSFIQTMLRERGEPDSSLKTAEEIKQKFCYVCPDIVKEFAKYDNNPEMFAKYIIDTVNGRKLPIDVGYERFLAPEIFFNPEIASSDFLTPLPEIVDSVIQASPIDVRRNLYRNIVLSGGSTMFKDFGRRLQRDLKGIVHRRVSANERLSGAKSSGVQVQVISHKRQKNAVWFGGSLLAQTSEFRSYCHTKQDYEEYGPNIVRNFSLFNVP encoded by the coding sequence ACAATGGTACCGGTATGACCAAACTTGGATTTGCCGGAAACGATTCTCCTTCATGGGTCTTTCCCACAGCAATTGCAACACGAGCACCTGGATCTTCCGGAAAGGCAAGCAATGCTCCAAAGCCAACATTTTTAGGTGGTGGTGCTTCCTCAGGCTCTGGAAGCAATCTAATTGGTGGCTCAGGCACTTTTGGTACAACTAGAGCTCCTGCTCTTTCATCAATCAAGAGGGATATGGGCGATTTGGACTTTTACATTGGTGATGAGGCATTGGAGGCAGCTAAGGGACCAGGATACTCGCTACATTATCCAGTTAGACATGGACAGATTGATAACTGGGATCAAATGGAAAGATTCTGGGAAACATCCATTTTCAAGTACCTTAAATGTGAGCCTGAGGATCACTATTTTTTGCTTACCGAACCACCATTGAATCCACCTGAAAACAGGGAGAATACAGCTGAGATTATGTTTGAGTCATTTAATTGCGCAGGTTTATACATTGCGGTTCAAGCAGTGTTGGCACTTGCAGCTTCTTGGACTTCAGCTAAGGTTACAGATAGGACTTTAACAGGAACTGTTATCGATTCCGGTGATGGTGTTACCCACGTTATACCTGTTGCTGAAGGTTACGTTATTGGCTCAGCTATTAAAAATATTCCTTTGGCTGGAAGAGATATAACTAGCTTTATTCAAACCATGCTAAGAGAACGAGGCGAACCAGATTCCTCATTGAAGACGGCTGAGGAAATAAAGCAGAAGTTTTGTTACGTTTGCCCTGATATTGTAAAGGAGTTTGCAAAGTATGATAACAATCCGGAGATGTTTGCTAAATACATAATCGATACGGTTAATGGCAGAAAACTCCCGATCGATGTGGGCTATGAAAGATTCTTGGCCCCTGAAATCTTTTTCAACCCAGAAATTGCATCATCAGATTTCCTCACGCCGCTTCCCGAGATTGTTGATTCTGTTATACAAGCCTCTCCAATTGATGTGAGGAGAAACCTATACAGAAATATTGTTCTTAGTGGAGGTTCGACGATGTTCAAAGATTTCGGTCGCCGTCTCCAGAGAGATCTTAAGGGTATTGTCCACAGAAGAGTTTCTGCAAACGAAAGATTAAGCGGTGCAAAGTCCAGTGGTGTGCAGGTGCAAGTTATTTCTCACAAGCGCCAGAAAAATGCTGTTTGGTTTGGAGGCTCTTTGTTGGCCCAAACATCTGAGTTCAGAAGTTATTGTCATACAAAGCAAGATTACGAGGAGTACGGTCCAAACATCGTGAGAAACTTCTCGCTTTTCAACGTCCCTTAA
- a CDS encoding uncharacterized protein (BUSCO:EOG092617S2), whose product MDTNKKLSQQFLDCLTVERTEDNEQTAELLASNSPKQLSKSGLAVLGLDITNVRTSIGGSLIMELVSAQNSKSRKPKNKRLSKSKEESTDFNGIDTGDIKTGDIVKVDSYSQSEEKHQKSKRKLKHSSKKIDQEEFKEENLDVEGVIISVSEKKINVAVNIDHTTNRGAQLEEKIYQLYGSGCRIWIVKLSNEITYNRMESTMRKLSEMSLSQETQIMQLLLGESQFSPVKSFKIDHYYNSDLNSSQKKAIEFSMSNNLSIIHGPPGTGKTSTIVELVKQLITFKRSSTARSFSGRKASRILICGPSNISVDTILERLSDFISNNGGYDKLVRIGHPARILPQILKHSLDMIVEKNSHEVIRGIMEDMDSLTKKLRKVKHYKDRRELYQEMKDLKRDLRSSTRKGFSDSILNAEVVVATLHGSSSQQLVNCIRENGDLFDTLIIDEVSQSLEPSCWIPLIYHKSIKKIIIAGDNKQLSPTIKTKKNKKVAKLLATTMFDRLLKVQKRPENFVCFLNVQYRMNEKIMKFPSESLYNKRLVADSSVKDGIVKDLLNDRQAAGGSGENPNDNDDEDDIKEPIIWYDTEGGSFPEMSSNFDGSITPSRYNDGECLVVLKHVKSLLSRGVHQDEIGIITPYSAQVTKLRQLFRSGTLNFADDDDSDNEKKYIDEQSLLDKIEISTVDGFQGREKEIIILSLVRSNEKHNVGFLSDEKRLNVSITRCKKQLCVVGDFDTIGGSKIPFLKKWCDWCENNNVDIRYVDDAEIY is encoded by the coding sequence ATGGATACGAATAAAAAACTCTCTCAGCAATTTCTTGATTGCCTAACGGTTGAAAGGACCGAAGATAATGAGCAAACTGCCGAGTTACTCGCCTCCAACTCTCCGAAACAGTTATCAAAAAGTGGATTGGCGGTACTTGGGTTAGATATTACTAATGTACGTACTAGTATTGGAGGAAGTTTGATTATGGAACTTGTTTCTGCACAGAATAGTAAATCaagaaagccaaaaaataaGAGATTATCCAAATCAAAAGAGGAGAGTACAGATTTTAATGGCATTGACACAGGTGATATCAAAACGGGGGACATTGTGAAAGTCGATAGTTACTCCCAGTCAGAGGAGAAACATCAGAAATCCAAAAGAAAGTTAAAacattcttcaaaaaagatcGATCAAGAAGAATTCAAAGAGGAAAACTTGGACGTGGAAGGTGTGATAATTTCTGTTtccgaaaagaaaatcaacgTGGCTGTTAATATCGACCACACAACAAACAGAGGTGCACAATTAGAGGAGAAGATATATCAATTGTATGGTAGTGGCTGCAGAATTTGGATAGTGAAACTTAGTAATGAAATTACTTATAATAGAATGGAATCTACTATGCGTAAACTTTCAGAGATGTCACTCTCGCAAGAAACACAAATCATGCAATTGCTTCTGGGGGAGTCCCAGTTCTCTCCTGTTAAATCTTTTAAAATAGACCATTACTATAATTCTGACCTCAACTCCTCTCAGAAGAAGGCAATTGAGTTCAGTATGTCAAATAATTTAAGCATTATTCATGGACCTCCAGGCACCGGAAAGACAAGCACAATTGTTGAATTAGTTAAACAGCTTATAACATTTAAGAGGTCATCAACTGCCCGCTCTTTTTCTGGGAGAAAAGCTAGTCGGATACTAATTTGTGGTCCATCCAACATATCTGTTGACACAATTCTCGAAAGGTTGTCTGATTTTATATCCAATAATGGTGGCTATGATAAACTTGTTAGAATTGGTCATCCAGCCAGAATTTTGCCACAGATTTTAAAGCATTCTTTGGATATGatagttgaaaaaaattctcATGAAGTCATTAGGGGAATAATGGAGGATATGGATTCATTGACCAAAAAGTTAAGAAAGGTAAAACATTACAAAGACAGAAGAGAATTATATCAGGAAATGAAAGATTTGAAGAGAGATCTTCGTTCAAGTACGAGAAAGGGATTTAGTGACTCTATCCTAAATGCTGAAGTTGTCGTTGCTACGTTACATGGCTCGTCATCTCAACAATTGGTGAATTGTATCAGAGAGAATGGCGACTTGTTTGATACATTAAttattgatgaagtttCGCAGTCCTTGGAGCCATCATGCTGGATACCGTTGATATATCATAAATcaataaagaagattatTATTGCTGGTGATAACAAGCAACTTTCACCAACTATTAAAacgaaaaagaataagaaggTTGCTAAACTTTTAGCTACGACAATGTTCGATCGTTTATTAAAGGTTCAGAAAAGGCCGGAAAACTTCGTTTGCTTTCTTAATGTTCAATATCGtatgaatgaaaaaattatgaagTTTCCAAGTGAATCTCTTTACAATAAACGATTGGTTGCGGATTCCTCTGTAAAGGATGGAATCGTGAAAGATTTGTTAAATGATAGACAAGCTGCTGGCGGCAGTGGTGAAAATCCCAacgataatgatgatgaggatgatatCAAGGAGCCAATAATATGGTATGATACTGAGGGGGGAAGCTTCCCAGAAATGAGTAGTAATTTTGATGGTTCTATCACTCCTTCAAGGTATAATGATGGTGAATGCTTGGTAGTTTTAAAGCATGTCAAAAGTCTCCTATCCAGAGGAGTTCATCAGGATGAAATTGGAATTATCACACCGTATAGCGCACAAGTTACGAAACTAAGGCAATTGTTTCGATCTGGAACATTGAATtttgctgatgatgatgatagtgataatgagaagaaatatattgATGAGCAAAGTTTGTTAGacaaaatagaaataagcACAGTAGATGGATTTCAGGGACGCGAGAaggaaataataattttatcCTTAGTGAGATCAAATGAAAAACATAATGTGGGATTTCTATCCGATGAGAAAAGATTAAACGTCTCGATTACGAGATGCAAGAAACAGCTATGTGTAGTGGGTGATTTTGATACAATTGGGGGCAGTAAAATACCATTCCTAAAGAAATGGTGTGATTGGTGTGAGAACAACAATGTTGATATTAGGTACGTTGATGACGCCGAAATATACTGA
- a CDS encoding uncharacterized protein (BUSCO:EOG092649VG), whose product MFSNTSRLLAKRASKFVLSRRFNSTLTLIETTGPNVTPASLSTLTAAVKVGNPITALLLGPESEVAGKQIAAVEGVDKILISKSDKYAHLLPEEVSPLVASILKSSDYTNFFVPASTAGKGILPRVGALLDVQPVSEITKVVSPDTFVRPTYAGNAILTVKCKDKVKLASVRSSAFVPIERKSEKISDIKEISYVESGNKTQYVSEQLIKSERPELDSAKIVVSGGRGLKDKEHFDQLLYPLADKLHAALGASRAAVDADFCDNSLQVGQTGKVVAPNLYLAVGISGAIQHLAGMKDSKVIVAINKDEEAPIFKIADVGMVGDLFKIVPELTEKL is encoded by the coding sequence ATGTTTTCGAATACTTCCAGACTTCTAGCCAAAAGGGCTTCGAAATTTGTCTTATCGCGTAGATTTAACTCGACTCTTACTCTTATAGAGACGACGGGACCAAATGTTACCCCAGCTTCGTTGTCTACATTAACTGCAGCAGTCAAAGTTGGAAATCCAATAACAGCTCTTCTCTTAGGTCCGGAATCGGAAGTGGCTGGAAAGCAAATTGCTGCTGTCGAAGGTGTTGACAAAATTCTCATCTCTAAGTCCGATAAATACGCACACCTTCTTCCAGAGGAGGTTTCACCTTTGGTTGCCAGTATTTTGAAGAGTTCCGACTACAcaaacttttttgttccaGCATCTACAGCGGGCAAGGGTATTTTGCCTAGAGTTGGTGCCCTATTAGACGTCCAGCCTGTTTCAGAAATCACCAAAGTTGTTTCACCTGACACATTTGTCAGACCAACATATGCAGGAAATGCTATTCTCACGGTCAAATGTAAGGATAAAGTTAAGTTAGCATCTGTAAGGTCTTCTGCATTTGTCCCCATCGAAAGgaagagtgaaaaaatcTCTGATATAAAGGAGATTTCATATGTGGAATCCGGAAATAAAACACAATATGTGTCTGAGCAATTGATCAAGTCAGAAAGGCCTGAACTTGATTCTGCAAAGATAGTCGTTTCAGGGGGTAGAGGACTCAAAGATAAGGAGCATTTCGATCAGTTGCTGTATCCTCTAGCCGATAAATTGCACGCTGCACTTGGCGCTTCTAGGGCTGCAGTTGATGCCGATTTCTGCGATAATTCCCTACAGGTTGGTCAAACTGGTAAGGTTGTGGCACCAAATTTGTATCTTGCAGTCGGAATATCCGGTGCTATTCAGCATCTTGCCGGAATGAAGGATTCGAAGGTCATTGTTGCCATCAATAAGGATGAAGAAGCCCCTATATTTAAGATTGCTGATGTTGGAATGGTTGGTGACCTCTTTAAGATCGTTCCAGAGTTGACCGAAAAGTTGTAA
- the GRX5 gene encoding monothiol glutaredoxin grx5: MIGSNFIRLAAFSNRPRVARGAVNSVFGNGLLFARLMSKETKAAIEDAVHSAPVVLFMKGTPEKPACGFSRATIQLLGQQGVDPSKFAAYNVLEDAELRNGIKEYSDWPTIPQLYVNHEFVGGCDIIMSMARSGELSELLEKSNVLVPEEEGDEASASVKETEKPKEGKK; encoded by the coding sequence ATGATCGGATCGAATTTTATAAGACTCGCAGCATTCTCAAATCGTCCAAGAGTTGCAAGAGGGGCGGTCAATTCCGTTTTCGGTAATGGCTTATTATTCGCAAGACTTATGTCGAAAGAGACAAAAGCCGCAATTGAAGATGCCGTGCACTCAGCTCCAGTTGTCCTTTTCATGAAGGGAACTCCAGAAAAACCTGCCTGCGGATTTTCAAGGGCAACAATTCAGTTATTGGGGCAACAAGGTGTTGATCCATCAAAATTTGCCGCTTACAACGTTTTAGAGGATGCAGAACTTAGAAACGGAATCAAGGAGTATAGCGACTGGCCAACAATTCCCCAGCTATATGTCAACCATGAATTCGTTGGTGGTTGCGATATTATCATGAGCATGGCCCGTTCGGGCGAACTTTCTGAACTTCTGGAAAAATCAAACGTTTTAGTTCCAGAGGAGGAGGGAGATGAAGCCTCTGCATCAGTAAAGGAAACTGAAAAGCCTAAGGAGGGTAAGAAATGA